One genomic window of Panicum hallii strain FIL2 chromosome 6, PHallii_v3.1, whole genome shotgun sequence includes the following:
- the LOC112898005 gene encoding uncharacterized protein OsI_027940 isoform X1, with protein MSGNVFCSRHPEVKWAQRIDKVYITVQLPDAKDAKVNLEPNGVFTFSGSAGTNLYELKLDLNDKVNVEASKISVGVRSIFCIVEKAEAKWWKKLVRDDQRAPHFVKVDWDKWVDEDDDGGDVNLDGMDFSNFGGMGGMGDMAGLGGMGGLGGMGGLGGMGGLGGIGGMGMDEFEDESDDEEEVSKPQAAEAGEAEKTEATEAKTETAQSS; from the exons ATGAGTGGTAATGTCTTCTGTAGTCGGCACCCTGAAGTGAAGTGGGCTCAGAGGATTGACAAGGTTTACATCACCGTACAGTTACCTGATGCAAAGGATGCTAAGGTCAATTTGGAGCCAAATGGTGTCTTCACATTCTCTGGCAGTGCTGGTACAAACTTATATGAATTGAAACTAGATCTGAATGACAAAGTAAACGTGGAG GCTAGCAAGATAAGTGTGGGTGTCAGGTCCATATTCTGTATCGTAGAAAAAGCTGAGGCCAAATGGTGGAAGAAGCTTGTTCGGGATGATCAAAGGGCACCTCACTTTGTGAAAGTTGATTGGGACAAATGGGTGGATGAAGATGATGACG GTGGTGATGTCAACTTGGATGGGATGGACTTCTCG AATTTTGGTGGTATGGGCGGCATGGGTGATATGGCTGGTCTGGGCGGCATGGGTGGTCTGGGTGGCATGGGTGGTCTCGGTGGCATGGGTGGTCTGGGCGGCATAGGTGGTATGGGAATGGATGAGTTTGAGGATGAGAGTGATGATGAAG AAGAAGTGTCAAAGCCACAAGCTGCGGAGGCTGGTGAGGCTGAGAAGACGGAGGCAACTGAAGCCAAGACAGAGACGGCTCAGAGCAGTTGA
- the LOC112898005 gene encoding uncharacterized protein OsI_027940 isoform X2, whose product MSRHPEVKWAQRIDKVYITVQLPDAKDAKVNLEPNGVFTFSGSAGTNLYELKLDLNDKVNVEASKISVGVRSIFCIVEKAEAKWWKKLVRDDQRAPHFVKVDWDKWVDEDDDGGDVNLDGMDFSNFGGMGGMGDMAGLGGMGGLGGMGGLGGMGGLGGIGGMGMDEFEDESDDEEEVSKPQAAEAGEAEKTEATEAKTETAQSS is encoded by the exons TCGGCACCCTGAAGTGAAGTGGGCTCAGAGGATTGACAAGGTTTACATCACCGTACAGTTACCTGATGCAAAGGATGCTAAGGTCAATTTGGAGCCAAATGGTGTCTTCACATTCTCTGGCAGTGCTGGTACAAACTTATATGAATTGAAACTAGATCTGAATGACAAAGTAAACGTGGAG GCTAGCAAGATAAGTGTGGGTGTCAGGTCCATATTCTGTATCGTAGAAAAAGCTGAGGCCAAATGGTGGAAGAAGCTTGTTCGGGATGATCAAAGGGCACCTCACTTTGTGAAAGTTGATTGGGACAAATGGGTGGATGAAGATGATGACG GTGGTGATGTCAACTTGGATGGGATGGACTTCTCG AATTTTGGTGGTATGGGCGGCATGGGTGATATGGCTGGTCTGGGCGGCATGGGTGGTCTGGGTGGCATGGGTGGTCTCGGTGGCATGGGTGGTCTGGGCGGCATAGGTGGTATGGGAATGGATGAGTTTGAGGATGAGAGTGATGATGAAG AAGAAGTGTCAAAGCCACAAGCTGCGGAGGCTGGTGAGGCTGAGAAGACGGAGGCAACTGAAGCCAAGACAGAGACGGCTCAGAGCAGTTGA